Proteins from a genomic interval of Falco rusticolus isolate bFalRus1 chromosome 7, bFalRus1.pri, whole genome shotgun sequence:
- the ACCS gene encoding 1-aminocyclopropane-1-carboxylate synthase-like protein 1 isoform X2, whose translation MDFRGKKYERGSNWSDPEVVELLQLWADESVQVELESCLRNQHVFNRIAEVLREKGIHRTGDQCREKIKKMKLEYRRIKDNSKAPRGGRTWKFYEVMDRVLTSRPALAYGSLSGSMMAQQVLQGSMVESYHHQFASSALPFGHSQHPELMEIKCEEVNSDEHCLTPEPPPSMSYQQGSPEEHEMERAFLERAQNDSPISRVEIPIETSVSPSGFSEPSMANSSRIQNVVPRPGFSALHRLRKKRKGQRVKDPLDDLLLKTLTSQRAMEERFLQMEERRFQRDLDVEERRMQLEQRRFELEREHEFRMFNVFAQMLSILKQSHSGSSSSVVMPRGLDFSQALSEIAGMGGGGGDLQEMRSRSLTDRRVDMHGFCNASDFQRSPYLSARGNIANIFRGSTEEGYKAYHADKYDEDKNPNGIINFGTSENKLCFDLMSKRLTQTDMNLMEPPLLQYPDWKGHMFLREEVARFLTYYCKAPAPLKAENVIVLNGCGSLFSALATVLCDPGEAVLIATPFYGGITQSVFLYGNVKLVYAYLDSKITGTSTRPFQLTVEKLEKALQDARAEGVTVRALILLNPQNPLGDIYSLSELRDYLEFAKRHELHVIVDEIYMLSVFDESATFHSVLGMDRLPDPQRTHVMWGISKDFAVSGIRFGTLYTENQDVANAVASLCYFHGVCGPVQHKVAQLLRDRDWINQVYLRANHARLKAAHTYVTDELKTLGVPFLNRNAGFFVWIDFRKYLRTGTFEEEMLLWRRFLDNKVLLSCGKAFECSEPGWFRIIFADKTHRLQLGMQRIRKVLEEREQEILAEEKEQPCQSDQDGKADSTDEVIFVSRHQEPTCASSSNLGDLIGLLQQQMRSSDWLQKNTAEQFAQGKPEIYDVFSKLVGKQ comes from the exons ATGGATTTTCGGGGGAAGAAGTACGAGCGCGGCAGTAACTGGTCGGACCCCGAGGtggtggagctgctgcagctctgggccGACGAGTCGGTGCAGGTGGAGCTGGAGAGCTGCTTGCGCAACCAGCACGTGTTCAACCGCATCGCCGAGGTGCTGCGGGAGAAGGGCATCCACCGGACGGGCGACCAGTGCCGGGAGAAGATCAAGAAGATGAAGCTGGAGTACCGGCGCATCAAGGACAACAGCAAGGCCCCGCGGGGTGGCCGGACGTGGAAGTTCTACGAGGTGATGGACCGGGTGCTGACCAGCCGGCCCGCCTTGGCCTACGGCTCCCTCAGCGGCAGCATGATGGctcagcaggtgctgcagggcagcatgGTGGAGAGCTACCATCACCAGTTCGCCTCCTCGGCCCTGCCCTTTGGACACTCCCAGCACCCTGAACTGATGGAAATCAAATGTGAGGAGGTGAACTCTGATGAGCACTGCTTGACCCCAGAGCCCCCACCATCCATGTCTTACCAGCAGGGCTCCCCTGAAGAACATGAGATGGAGAGAGCCTTCTTGGAGAGGGCCCAGAACGACTCTCCCATCTCCAGGGTGGAGATTCCCATTGAAACCAGTGTTTCACCTTCAG GTTTCAGTGAGCCCAGCATGGCAAACTCATCACGGATCCAGAACGTGGTTCCCCGGCCTGGCTTCTCTGCCTTGCATCGGCTGAGAAAAAAGCGGAAAGGCCAGCGTGTGAAGGACCCGCTCGATGATCTCTTGCTGAAGACCCTGACATCTCAGCGGGCCATGGAAGAGCGCTTTTTGCAGATGGAAGAACGCCGGTTTCAGCGAGATTTGGATGTGGAGGAGCGTCGGATGCAACTGGAGCAGCGCCGGTTTGAACTGGAGCGGGAGCATGAATTTCGCATGTTCAATGTCTTTGCTCAGATGCTCAGCATCCTAAAGCAGAGCCATAGCGGCTCGTCCTCCTCTGTTGTGATGCCTCGGGGCTTGGACTTCAGCCAGGCACTGTCCGAAATTGCAGgaatgggaggaggagggggcgACCTGCAAGAGATGAGATCTCGCTCGCTTACCGACAGGAGGGTTGACATGCATGGCTTCTGTAACGCCAGCGACTTCCAGAGAAGCCCCTACCTCTCTGCTCGTGGCAACATTGCCAACATTTTTCGTGGCTCCACTGAGGAAGGGTACAAAGCTTATCATGCTGACAAGTATGATGAAGACAAGAACCCCAAT GGTATAATAAACTTCGGCACCAGTGAGAATAAACTCTGCTTTGACCTGATGTCTAAGCGG CTGACACAGACCGATATGAATCTGATGGAGCCTCCACTTCTTCAGTATCCTGACTGGAAGGGACATATGTT TTTACGGGAGGAAGTGGCTCGATTTTTGACCTATTACTGCAAGGCCCCTGCACCTCTTAAGGCAGAAAAT GTGATTGTTTTAAATGGTTGTGGCTCTTTATTTTCTGCGTTAGCTACAGTCCTTTGTGATCCAGGGG AAGCTGTTCTGATTGCTACTCCCTTTTATGGTGGTATTACCCAGAGCGTCTTTCTCTATGGTAATGTCAAGCTGGTGTACGCGTATTTAGATAGTAAG ATTACTGGAACAAGCACTCGGCCTTTTCAGCTTACAgtggaaaaactggaaaaagcctTACAGGATGCCCGGGCAGAG GGTGTGACTGTAAGGGCCTTAATTCTTCTGAATCCCCAAAATCCCCTTGGGGACATCTACTCCTTGTCAGAGCTACGGGATTACCTGGAATTTGCTAAAAG ACATGAATTGCATGTGATAGTAGATGAGATCTACATGCTGTCAGTTTTTGATGAATCAGCCACGTTTCACAGTGTCCTAGGCATGGACAG ATTGCCTGATCCACAGCGGACCCATGTGATGTGGGGAATAAGCAAG GATTTTGCTGTCTCTGGGATTCGCTTTGGTACTTTGTATACAGAGAACCAAGATGTTGCTAATGCAGTGGCTTCTTTGTGTTACTTCCACGGGGTTTGCGGACCTGTCCAGCACAAGGTTGCACAGCTGCTCAGAGACAGAG ACTGGATCAACCAGGTGTACCTGAGGGCCAATCATGCCCGCCTAAAAGCTGCTCATACGTATGTGACAGATGAACTGAAGACACTCGGGGTTCCATTTCTCAACCGCAATGCAGGCTTCTTTGTCTGGATTGATTTCCGAAAG TACCTTAGGACAGGCACATTTGAGGAAGAGATGCTGCTCTGGAGGCGTTTTCTGGATAACAAGGTCCTCCTGTCCTGTGGTAAAGCTTTTGAATGCAGTGAACCTGGATGGTTCCGCATCATCTTTGCTGACAAGACCCACCGGCTGCAGTTAG GTATGCAACGGATCCGCAAGGTTTTGGAAGAGCGGGAGCAGGAGATACTGGCTGAGGAGAAGGAGCAGCCTTGTCAGTCAGATCAGGACGGTAAAGCAGATAGCACAGATGAAGTCATTTTTGTGTCCCGCCACCAGGAACCTACCTGTGCCAGTAGCTCCAACCTTGGTGACCTCATTGGCCTCCTGCAGCAACAGATGCGTTCATCTGACTGgctacagaaaaatacagccGAACAGTTTGCACAGGGAAAGCCAGAGATCTATGACGTATTCAGCAAACTGGTGGGGAAGCAGTAG
- the ACCS gene encoding 1-aminocyclopropane-1-carboxylate synthase-like protein 1 isoform X3, translating to MDFRGKKYERGSNWSDPEVVELLQLWADESVQVELESCLRNQHVFNRIAEVLREKGIHRTGDQCREKIKKMKLEYRRIKDNSKAPRGGRTWKFYEVMDRVLTSRPALAYGSLSGSMMAQQVLQGSMVESYHHQFASSALPFGHSQHPELMEIKCFSEPSMANSSRIQNVVPRPGFSALHRLRKKRKGQRVKDPLDDLLLKTLTSQRAMEERFLQMEERRFQRDLDVEERRMQLEQRRFELEREHEFRMFNVFAQMLSILKQSHSGSSSSVVMPRGLDFSQALSEIAGMGGGGGDLQEMRSRSLTDRRVDMHGFCNASDFQRSPYLSARGNIANIFRGSTEEGYKAYHADKYDEDKNPNGIINFGTSENKLCFDLMSKRLKEQLTQTDMNLMEPPLLQYPDWKGHMFLREEVARFLTYYCKAPAPLKAENVIVLNGCGSLFSALATVLCDPGEAVLIATPFYGGITQSVFLYGNVKLVYAYLDSKITGTSTRPFQLTVEKLEKALQDARAEGVTVRALILLNPQNPLGDIYSLSELRDYLEFAKRHELHVIVDEIYMLSVFDESATFHSVLGMDRLPDPQRTHVMWGISKDFAVSGIRFGTLYTENQDVANAVASLCYFHGVCGPVQHKVAQLLRDRDWINQVYLRANHARLKAAHTYVTDELKTLGVPFLNRNAGFFVWIDFRKYLRTGTFEEEMLLWRRFLDNKVLLSCGKAFECSEPGWFRIIFADKTHRLQLGMQRIRKVLEEREQEILAEEKEQPCQSDQDGKADSTDEVIFVSRHQEPTCASSSNLGDLIGLLQQQMRSSDWLQKNTAEQFAQGKPEIYDVFSKLVGKQ from the exons ATGGATTTTCGGGGGAAGAAGTACGAGCGCGGCAGTAACTGGTCGGACCCCGAGGtggtggagctgctgcagctctgggccGACGAGTCGGTGCAGGTGGAGCTGGAGAGCTGCTTGCGCAACCAGCACGTGTTCAACCGCATCGCCGAGGTGCTGCGGGAGAAGGGCATCCACCGGACGGGCGACCAGTGCCGGGAGAAGATCAAGAAGATGAAGCTGGAGTACCGGCGCATCAAGGACAACAGCAAGGCCCCGCGGGGTGGCCGGACGTGGAAGTTCTACGAGGTGATGGACCGGGTGCTGACCAGCCGGCCCGCCTTGGCCTACGGCTCCCTCAGCGGCAGCATGATGGctcagcaggtgctgcagggcagcatgGTGGAGAGCTACCATCACCAGTTCGCCTCCTCGGCCCTGCCCTTTGGACACTCCCAGCACCCTGAACTGATGGAAATCAAAT GTTTCAGTGAGCCCAGCATGGCAAACTCATCACGGATCCAGAACGTGGTTCCCCGGCCTGGCTTCTCTGCCTTGCATCGGCTGAGAAAAAAGCGGAAAGGCCAGCGTGTGAAGGACCCGCTCGATGATCTCTTGCTGAAGACCCTGACATCTCAGCGGGCCATGGAAGAGCGCTTTTTGCAGATGGAAGAACGCCGGTTTCAGCGAGATTTGGATGTGGAGGAGCGTCGGATGCAACTGGAGCAGCGCCGGTTTGAACTGGAGCGGGAGCATGAATTTCGCATGTTCAATGTCTTTGCTCAGATGCTCAGCATCCTAAAGCAGAGCCATAGCGGCTCGTCCTCCTCTGTTGTGATGCCTCGGGGCTTGGACTTCAGCCAGGCACTGTCCGAAATTGCAGgaatgggaggaggagggggcgACCTGCAAGAGATGAGATCTCGCTCGCTTACCGACAGGAGGGTTGACATGCATGGCTTCTGTAACGCCAGCGACTTCCAGAGAAGCCCCTACCTCTCTGCTCGTGGCAACATTGCCAACATTTTTCGTGGCTCCACTGAGGAAGGGTACAAAGCTTATCATGCTGACAAGTATGATGAAGACAAGAACCCCAAT GGTATAATAAACTTCGGCACCAGTGAGAATAAACTCTGCTTTGACCTGATGTCTAAGCGG CTAAAAGAACAG CTGACACAGACCGATATGAATCTGATGGAGCCTCCACTTCTTCAGTATCCTGACTGGAAGGGACATATGTT TTTACGGGAGGAAGTGGCTCGATTTTTGACCTATTACTGCAAGGCCCCTGCACCTCTTAAGGCAGAAAAT GTGATTGTTTTAAATGGTTGTGGCTCTTTATTTTCTGCGTTAGCTACAGTCCTTTGTGATCCAGGGG AAGCTGTTCTGATTGCTACTCCCTTTTATGGTGGTATTACCCAGAGCGTCTTTCTCTATGGTAATGTCAAGCTGGTGTACGCGTATTTAGATAGTAAG ATTACTGGAACAAGCACTCGGCCTTTTCAGCTTACAgtggaaaaactggaaaaagcctTACAGGATGCCCGGGCAGAG GGTGTGACTGTAAGGGCCTTAATTCTTCTGAATCCCCAAAATCCCCTTGGGGACATCTACTCCTTGTCAGAGCTACGGGATTACCTGGAATTTGCTAAAAG ACATGAATTGCATGTGATAGTAGATGAGATCTACATGCTGTCAGTTTTTGATGAATCAGCCACGTTTCACAGTGTCCTAGGCATGGACAG ATTGCCTGATCCACAGCGGACCCATGTGATGTGGGGAATAAGCAAG GATTTTGCTGTCTCTGGGATTCGCTTTGGTACTTTGTATACAGAGAACCAAGATGTTGCTAATGCAGTGGCTTCTTTGTGTTACTTCCACGGGGTTTGCGGACCTGTCCAGCACAAGGTTGCACAGCTGCTCAGAGACAGAG ACTGGATCAACCAGGTGTACCTGAGGGCCAATCATGCCCGCCTAAAAGCTGCTCATACGTATGTGACAGATGAACTGAAGACACTCGGGGTTCCATTTCTCAACCGCAATGCAGGCTTCTTTGTCTGGATTGATTTCCGAAAG TACCTTAGGACAGGCACATTTGAGGAAGAGATGCTGCTCTGGAGGCGTTTTCTGGATAACAAGGTCCTCCTGTCCTGTGGTAAAGCTTTTGAATGCAGTGAACCTGGATGGTTCCGCATCATCTTTGCTGACAAGACCCACCGGCTGCAGTTAG GTATGCAACGGATCCGCAAGGTTTTGGAAGAGCGGGAGCAGGAGATACTGGCTGAGGAGAAGGAGCAGCCTTGTCAGTCAGATCAGGACGGTAAAGCAGATAGCACAGATGAAGTCATTTTTGTGTCCCGCCACCAGGAACCTACCTGTGCCAGTAGCTCCAACCTTGGTGACCTCATTGGCCTCCTGCAGCAACAGATGCGTTCATCTGACTGgctacagaaaaatacagccGAACAGTTTGCACAGGGAAAGCCAGAGATCTATGACGTATTCAGCAAACTGGTGGGGAAGCAGTAG
- the ACCS gene encoding 1-aminocyclopropane-1-carboxylate synthase-like protein 1 isoform X1: MDFRGKKYERGSNWSDPEVVELLQLWADESVQVELESCLRNQHVFNRIAEVLREKGIHRTGDQCREKIKKMKLEYRRIKDNSKAPRGGRTWKFYEVMDRVLTSRPALAYGSLSGSMMAQQVLQGSMVESYHHQFASSALPFGHSQHPELMEIKCEEVNSDEHCLTPEPPPSMSYQQGSPEEHEMERAFLERAQNDSPISRVEIPIETSVSPSGFSEPSMANSSRIQNVVPRPGFSALHRLRKKRKGQRVKDPLDDLLLKTLTSQRAMEERFLQMEERRFQRDLDVEERRMQLEQRRFELEREHEFRMFNVFAQMLSILKQSHSGSSSSVVMPRGLDFSQALSEIAGMGGGGGDLQEMRSRSLTDRRVDMHGFCNASDFQRSPYLSARGNIANIFRGSTEEGYKAYHADKYDEDKNPNGIINFGTSENKLCFDLMSKRLKEQLTQTDMNLMEPPLLQYPDWKGHMFLREEVARFLTYYCKAPAPLKAENVIVLNGCGSLFSALATVLCDPGEAVLIATPFYGGITQSVFLYGNVKLVYAYLDSKITGTSTRPFQLTVEKLEKALQDARAEGVTVRALILLNPQNPLGDIYSLSELRDYLEFAKRHELHVIVDEIYMLSVFDESATFHSVLGMDRLPDPQRTHVMWGISKDFAVSGIRFGTLYTENQDVANAVASLCYFHGVCGPVQHKVAQLLRDRDWINQVYLRANHARLKAAHTYVTDELKTLGVPFLNRNAGFFVWIDFRKYLRTGTFEEEMLLWRRFLDNKVLLSCGKAFECSEPGWFRIIFADKTHRLQLGMQRIRKVLEEREQEILAEEKEQPCQSDQDGKADSTDEVIFVSRHQEPTCASSSNLGDLIGLLQQQMRSSDWLQKNTAEQFAQGKPEIYDVFSKLVGKQ, from the exons ATGGATTTTCGGGGGAAGAAGTACGAGCGCGGCAGTAACTGGTCGGACCCCGAGGtggtggagctgctgcagctctgggccGACGAGTCGGTGCAGGTGGAGCTGGAGAGCTGCTTGCGCAACCAGCACGTGTTCAACCGCATCGCCGAGGTGCTGCGGGAGAAGGGCATCCACCGGACGGGCGACCAGTGCCGGGAGAAGATCAAGAAGATGAAGCTGGAGTACCGGCGCATCAAGGACAACAGCAAGGCCCCGCGGGGTGGCCGGACGTGGAAGTTCTACGAGGTGATGGACCGGGTGCTGACCAGCCGGCCCGCCTTGGCCTACGGCTCCCTCAGCGGCAGCATGATGGctcagcaggtgctgcagggcagcatgGTGGAGAGCTACCATCACCAGTTCGCCTCCTCGGCCCTGCCCTTTGGACACTCCCAGCACCCTGAACTGATGGAAATCAAATGTGAGGAGGTGAACTCTGATGAGCACTGCTTGACCCCAGAGCCCCCACCATCCATGTCTTACCAGCAGGGCTCCCCTGAAGAACATGAGATGGAGAGAGCCTTCTTGGAGAGGGCCCAGAACGACTCTCCCATCTCCAGGGTGGAGATTCCCATTGAAACCAGTGTTTCACCTTCAG GTTTCAGTGAGCCCAGCATGGCAAACTCATCACGGATCCAGAACGTGGTTCCCCGGCCTGGCTTCTCTGCCTTGCATCGGCTGAGAAAAAAGCGGAAAGGCCAGCGTGTGAAGGACCCGCTCGATGATCTCTTGCTGAAGACCCTGACATCTCAGCGGGCCATGGAAGAGCGCTTTTTGCAGATGGAAGAACGCCGGTTTCAGCGAGATTTGGATGTGGAGGAGCGTCGGATGCAACTGGAGCAGCGCCGGTTTGAACTGGAGCGGGAGCATGAATTTCGCATGTTCAATGTCTTTGCTCAGATGCTCAGCATCCTAAAGCAGAGCCATAGCGGCTCGTCCTCCTCTGTTGTGATGCCTCGGGGCTTGGACTTCAGCCAGGCACTGTCCGAAATTGCAGgaatgggaggaggagggggcgACCTGCAAGAGATGAGATCTCGCTCGCTTACCGACAGGAGGGTTGACATGCATGGCTTCTGTAACGCCAGCGACTTCCAGAGAAGCCCCTACCTCTCTGCTCGTGGCAACATTGCCAACATTTTTCGTGGCTCCACTGAGGAAGGGTACAAAGCTTATCATGCTGACAAGTATGATGAAGACAAGAACCCCAAT GGTATAATAAACTTCGGCACCAGTGAGAATAAACTCTGCTTTGACCTGATGTCTAAGCGG CTAAAAGAACAG CTGACACAGACCGATATGAATCTGATGGAGCCTCCACTTCTTCAGTATCCTGACTGGAAGGGACATATGTT TTTACGGGAGGAAGTGGCTCGATTTTTGACCTATTACTGCAAGGCCCCTGCACCTCTTAAGGCAGAAAAT GTGATTGTTTTAAATGGTTGTGGCTCTTTATTTTCTGCGTTAGCTACAGTCCTTTGTGATCCAGGGG AAGCTGTTCTGATTGCTACTCCCTTTTATGGTGGTATTACCCAGAGCGTCTTTCTCTATGGTAATGTCAAGCTGGTGTACGCGTATTTAGATAGTAAG ATTACTGGAACAAGCACTCGGCCTTTTCAGCTTACAgtggaaaaactggaaaaagcctTACAGGATGCCCGGGCAGAG GGTGTGACTGTAAGGGCCTTAATTCTTCTGAATCCCCAAAATCCCCTTGGGGACATCTACTCCTTGTCAGAGCTACGGGATTACCTGGAATTTGCTAAAAG ACATGAATTGCATGTGATAGTAGATGAGATCTACATGCTGTCAGTTTTTGATGAATCAGCCACGTTTCACAGTGTCCTAGGCATGGACAG ATTGCCTGATCCACAGCGGACCCATGTGATGTGGGGAATAAGCAAG GATTTTGCTGTCTCTGGGATTCGCTTTGGTACTTTGTATACAGAGAACCAAGATGTTGCTAATGCAGTGGCTTCTTTGTGTTACTTCCACGGGGTTTGCGGACCTGTCCAGCACAAGGTTGCACAGCTGCTCAGAGACAGAG ACTGGATCAACCAGGTGTACCTGAGGGCCAATCATGCCCGCCTAAAAGCTGCTCATACGTATGTGACAGATGAACTGAAGACACTCGGGGTTCCATTTCTCAACCGCAATGCAGGCTTCTTTGTCTGGATTGATTTCCGAAAG TACCTTAGGACAGGCACATTTGAGGAAGAGATGCTGCTCTGGAGGCGTTTTCTGGATAACAAGGTCCTCCTGTCCTGTGGTAAAGCTTTTGAATGCAGTGAACCTGGATGGTTCCGCATCATCTTTGCTGACAAGACCCACCGGCTGCAGTTAG GTATGCAACGGATCCGCAAGGTTTTGGAAGAGCGGGAGCAGGAGATACTGGCTGAGGAGAAGGAGCAGCCTTGTCAGTCAGATCAGGACGGTAAAGCAGATAGCACAGATGAAGTCATTTTTGTGTCCCGCCACCAGGAACCTACCTGTGCCAGTAGCTCCAACCTTGGTGACCTCATTGGCCTCCTGCAGCAACAGATGCGTTCATCTGACTGgctacagaaaaatacagccGAACAGTTTGCACAGGGAAAGCCAGAGATCTATGACGTATTCAGCAAACTGGTGGGGAAGCAGTAG